The sequence GTCACGATGCGCGTACTCTCATCGGAGGATATCGCGCGCTATGTCGCCACTGGGGATTCTATGGACAAAGCCGGCGCTTATGGCGCTCAGGGGCGTGCATCTGCATTTATTCAATCTATATCCGGTTGCTTCTACAATGTGGTGGGCTTGCCGCTTGCGTGTTTTTGGAGCCTTTATCACCGTCTGGTCGGGCAATCGCTTTGGGCGATCATACCTGAAATAGATCTAACAACGGGAAATACAGATATCTATGTCAGATCAAAAACAAGAAATCGCTGAGATACTCAAAACGCAGCGCGAAAATCTGGGTCTGAGTATCGACGACATTTACGAACACACGCGGATCAATCCCGAGTTTATCAAAGTACTCGAAGCGGGCCAATTCGATTTATTGCCCGTAGCTTATGCGCGTTTGTTTCTCAAAACTTATGCACAAGCACTCAACCTCAATATTCGGGACATCCTTTCCCGCTTTGAAAGAAGCGTAGCCCTGCCGCGTGAGCGGGTCACAGCACCGCCCCCTCCAGAACGCGGGATAAACCGCAGCGCAATATTTATCTCATTACTCGCATTCGCGGTGATTGCAGTGGTGATCATCATTCTCAACTCGCGTGAGGAAACACCGCTCACAGCCCCCCTCGATACAACCACATCACCTCTCCCAATACCAGATAGCACGGAATCGGTTATCTCAACCGAACAAATAAGCATTTCCGAAGAGGATATGCCGTCTGATAGCGCGAAATCTGGACAGGAGATGCAACTGCGAGATAGCACTGAGTCCGTTACGCCATCCCTATCGGAAAATCAGATGATGCCATCGGATATTGTGGCGGAGACGCCAGCCTCTCAACCAGCACCCGCTGTGCTCAGCACATATAATTTGCCTATTCCCGGCGTCATTGCCGAAGGAGAAATCATGACCCTTTTCGGCGTTGCAAGAGAAACCGCACATCTATCCATTACTGCCGATGACCGCGGGGTTTTTGCCGGTGTGCTTCCTGTGGGGCAGCAGCAACGCTGGCTGGCACATGACCGCTTTCAAGTAGTGATACAGCGTGCCAACGCGATTTCGCTTTCACTGCAGAACCAGCCTCTCGAATTTGCCAGCCCACCAGATCGCGGCCTTCGATTGACTATTTACCGCACCCTCATCAAAGTTGAAGAACTCGGCGACACGCCCTCTGTCCCGCAGACAGGCCAATAGTTTCTATGGCGTATCCTTTCGCACAAATCGTTCCCCTGGGCACATCGCTCGACACATTTACCTATCGCATTCCCGACGATCTCCAGGACGATCTGCAAACGGGCTACCGCGTTCTCATGCCTTTTGGAGAACGCTGGGTCACGGGCATTGTCGTCGGCTTTTGCGAAACGTGCGATCTGCCCGCCCATCGCGTCAAGACCATTGCCCAGGTCCTGGATTCACATCCGCTTGTGACACCGCCGATGCTCGAATTGTGCAGGTGGATGGCCTGGTATTATCTGTGCAGTCTCTCGGAAGTCCTTTCTGCGGCTCTCCCCTCGGGTATTCATCTGGATAGTGGGCAGCATTTTGCCCTGGAAAAAAACTTTGACGATGCGACCAGTCGCCTGCTTTCTCCTCGCCAGCGCGAGGTTGTCGCGGCTTTAGGTGAACTCGGTTCGGCCTCGATGCGCCAACTTCAAAAACGACTTGGAAAACAGGGCGTACAGCCCGCGATATACGGCCTTTTGAGGCGGGGCGTTCTGGTCGCGTTTCAAAAGATGTCAGCACCAAAAGTAAAAACCAAAACCCAGCGCGCAGTGGCACTTGTGCCCGATGACCCGCGCTGGTTTGACCTGGAATTGCCCACACTTGAAAAACGCGCTCCCCGCCAGGCGCAGTGTATTCGCCTTCTGCGTTCGGCAAATCGCCCTCTGTTGACCGCACAACTATCCGAAGAAGGGATTTCGTCGGGTGTACTGAGAGAAATGGTCAAGCGCAATTTGATATGTTTTATTGACCGCGAAGTGGTGCGCGATCCTTATGCCGATGTCGATCTTCCCCCGCCTGAGGATGTAACGCTTACGCCCCATCAAGCGGGGGCCATCAAGGCGATTGGACAAAGTATTGATGAAAACGCCTTTCGGGTTCACCTTTTGCGCGGGGTGACGGGTAGCGGCAAAACACTGGTTTATATTCGGGCGGTTGCACATGCGCTCGCATCGGGAAAAGGCGCGATTGTTCTGGTGCCGGAAATCACCTTGACGCCGCAAACCGTTCGCCGCTTTCGCGTCCATTTTGGCGATCGCGTCGCGGTGTTACACAGTGCATTGTCCCCTGGAGAACGCTACGATGCCTGGCGCGAGGTTCGCAGGGGAAAACGCGCTGTTGTTATTGGTGCGCGCTCAGCTATTTTTGCACCTGTCAAAAATCTGGGTCTTATCATCATTGACGAAGAACACGATGGTTCGTACAAACAAGACGATCCCGCACCCCGCTACAACGCGCGGGATGTCGCTGTGATGCGCGCTCATCTGCAAAATCTGCCCATTGTGCTGGGATCGGCAACCCCTTCTCTCGAGTCGCATCACAATACACAAACGCAAAAATTCAACGCTCTCATACTGCCAGCGCGCATCGATAATCGCCCATTGCCCACTGTCACACTCGTGGATATGCGACGCGAAGGCGGCAGTTTGTTTTCTCGTCCGCTGCGCGAGAAGGTTCGCGAACGCATTGAAAAGGGCGAACGCACCATTTTGCTTCAAAACCGGCGCGGGTACGCGCCTGCGGTTCAATGCGCCGACTGTGGGCAAAGTATTCAGTGCGATCACTGTCAGGTTACCCTGACTTATCACGCGACCCGACGCCTGATGCTCTGTCATTATTGCGGTTATATTGAGCCATCCCCCTCGGCGTGTCCGTCGTGTAACAGCAGCAATTTTCATTTGCTGG comes from Gemmatimonadota bacterium and encodes:
- a CDS encoding DUF4115 domain-containing protein — translated: MSDQKQEIAEILKTQRENLGLSIDDIYEHTRINPEFIKVLEAGQFDLLPVAYARLFLKTYAQALNLNIRDILSRFERSVALPRERVTAPPPPERGINRSAIFISLLAFAVIAVVIIILNSREETPLTAPLDTTTSPLPIPDSTESVISTEQISISEEDMPSDSAKSGQEMQLRDSTESVTPSLSENQMMPSDIVAETPASQPAPAVLSTYNLPIPGVIAEGEIMTLFGVARETAHLSITADDRGVFAGVLPVGQQQRWLAHDRFQVVIQRANAISLSLQNQPLEFASPPDRGLRLTIYRTLIKVEELGDTPSVPQTGQ
- the priA gene encoding primosomal protein N', which gives rise to MAYPFAQIVPLGTSLDTFTYRIPDDLQDDLQTGYRVLMPFGERWVTGIVVGFCETCDLPAHRVKTIAQVLDSHPLVTPPMLELCRWMAWYYLCSLSEVLSAALPSGIHLDSGQHFALEKNFDDATSRLLSPRQREVVAALGELGSASMRQLQKRLGKQGVQPAIYGLLRRGVLVAFQKMSAPKVKTKTQRAVALVPDDPRWFDLELPTLEKRAPRQAQCIRLLRSANRPLLTAQLSEEGISSGVLREMVKRNLICFIDREVVRDPYADVDLPPPEDVTLTPHQAGAIKAIGQSIDENAFRVHLLRGVTGSGKTLVYIRAVAHALASGKGAIVLVPEITLTPQTVRRFRVHFGDRVAVLHSALSPGERYDAWREVRRGKRAVVIGARSAIFAPVKNLGLIIIDEEHDGSYKQDDPAPRYNARDVAVMRAHLQNLPIVLGSATPSLESHHNTQTQKFNALILPARIDNRPLPTVTLVDMRREGGSLFSRPLREKVRERIEKGERTILLQNRRGYAPAVQCADCGQSIQCDHCQVTLTYHATRRLMLCHYCGYIEPSPSACPSCNSSNFHLLGVGTQRVEETLEAQFPGVRVLRMDVDTTRRKGAHDRILSRFSRGEADILLGTQMIAKGLDFPGVTLVGVISADTSIHLPDFRASERTFQLLTQVSGRAGRGEIPGEVVIQTYMPDGEAVQCAQGHDFETFAQRELSARQSLGYPPFGRVVLLLFKGKDEHEVARAAGIIAQALREQTPPDVEILGPVQAPLARIQGTYRWQVLLKSDSHSHLNAAARNAATQFAPNKRRSRGVTLAINVDPMSML